Sequence from the Hemiscyllium ocellatum isolate sHemOce1 chromosome 42, sHemOce1.pat.X.cur, whole genome shotgun sequence genome:
ggattggccatgcgaaattgcccatagtgttcaaggacaTGGAGACTCGGGggaattagtcatgggaaatacagggttacaaggatgggttgctctttcaagggttggtgtggacgcaaggggctgaatggcttccatgttgtagggattctctgtctaagaagggtcacgggacctgaaatgttaacgctGCTATTTCTAAATAGATGATGCCAAGGCTGTTGAtttgttccagcaatttctgtttttgttttggatttttcaCATCCATAGTTCTTTCTTTTACAAATTGGTAGTAGATTGAGttatatagatttttttttagattacttttttttttagattacttacagtgtggaaacaggcccttcggcccaacaagtccacaccgacccgccgaagcgcaatccacccatacccctacatttaccccttacctaacactatgggcaatttagcatggccaattcacctgacccacacatctttgtgactgtgggaggaaaccggagcacccggaggaaacccacgcagacacagggagaacgtccaaactccacacagtcagttgcctgagtcgggaattgaacccaggtccctggcgctgtgaggcagcaatgctaaccactgtgctaccgtgctgtCCTAGAATCctcacagcgtggaaacaggccatttggcccaaaaagtccacaccaacctttcaAAGATCATCACACCcatcccctatcctatatttctcatggctaacacacctaacttatgatttggagatgccggtgttggactggggtgtacagagttaaaaatcacacaacaccaggtcatagtcctgttggactataacctggtgttgtgtgatttttaactttgtacacctaatttacacatcccgaaatacaatgggcaatttagcatggccaatccactgaacctgcacatttgtgggaggaaaccagagcacccagcagaaacccacacagacacagggagaatgtacaaacttcacacagacaatgacccaagactggaatcaaacccaggtccctggtactgtggggcagcagtgataaccactgagccaccagaaaCAACATGGCTTCAAAAGCTTGTATCAGTAATGATGGTTATGAAACTACCATTGACTGTTGTAAAGCCTGTCTAATTCACGCATAtcgtttagggaaggacatcttacccagtctggcctgcacgtgattccatacccacagcaatggcATTGATTTTAAACTGCCGTTTTAAAAGAGTCACTCAGTTCATGgataattagagatggacaataaatgcaggccttgcCAGCTACATAAAAGCATAAAAAGTTTTGTCCTTTGATTAAATCCAAAGTTTGTAGTTGAGGTACTCATTCCTAAGTTTGTGTTTAATGGATGCATTTACTAAACTTGTGGAATTTGATGTCTATGAAAATGATTAATTTGATGAAGAGTTAACTCTTCACAACATAATGACAGCTGGTTAGGCTAATATGGCAAAACAGGAAGGTTTCCTGTTTCTGTTTGAGAGCTGTGAGGCTGACAACGCATTGTCTGAAAGGGGAATGATCTGATCAGATGAGAAGGATTGTACGATCAGCCTTTTCTTATTTCCTATTCGCAGTGACTCTCACCATTCGAGAATCAGTAACGGATTTCTCCCACTTTTAGGAGTTCTTTCACCCAACCACACAGAGTCTGCATCGGGAAGGGTTCAAGTGGGGCCTTCCATATTTTCACCTCCTGGAAGAGTACCTGCCCGAAATAGAGGAAGACAAAACACGTTCAATTGTCAAGCAAGTTCTTCAACAGTTCAAGCAGAAGTTACTCCCTAACCTCAGCAAATTTCGCAAAAGTAAGTTTGAATCTCATTGCAAAACTGGATGTGTTCCCAAAGCAGTTTGGTCACAGGATCATTGAATGTTACAGTGCAATGCCATCTGAATGTTTGAAACCCCTGGATTTAGCCCACTCACCCATTCACTCCCTATACTTAGAGCTTTTTCAGCCCCTGATTGAACTATTTCATGGAGATGCAGATGGAAGATTTTATTCTCACTGGGattttggagggggaggggggagagtgtggaaTATTAGAAATTTGAATTACTTTATCCATCTCCCTCAAAGGTTCACTTGATCCCTAAACTCTTCAATGTTAAAACTACCCCACCACTCATTGCATTGAAGTTAAAGATTTATCACCCTGTTAGAATGGACCCCTTTGCAAAAACTGTATTTCCCACTGTTGCTCCTTTGACAGTCTGTTCTTCACCAACTGCATGTGTATAGAACAAAACCTCTTCTCGTATCTCCTCTCACGTTTTTGTTGAGGATCTTAAATGTTTGCCCTCTACACAGACCCTTTGGAGATGATGTTCCTGTTAGAACCTTGTTCATATGATATAAAATACTGTCTAATCTCCTTTGACCATATCCCCATGACAAATGTTCCTGTTATGGAGCAGACTAGAGTCTCtccaaatattttaagaaggtagcttagtacctaccttttcttattttaaaggtatgcATGCAATGTTTGTTCCACATGCAATGCATCTAGCCAAAGCATTtgacgttaagcaaaacacaagttATTTAAGCACTCTAGTTAAAAcacaaccaaagaaagagaaatttaaaatAACTTCATTCTATTGgtaaacttaactgaataatagatacaaTGACcttttactaattaactgttccgatATAGTAATATCCCACAAGCACGCCCCtcagcaaaaaggcaaattcagccaCAGATTCTCACAGTTcttcaatccaggaggaaaaaatattaggagaaagtTCAGAGTGTAGCAGCTATGAGACATTTACTGAAACTTCTGACTCTGTTGGGATCACAATAGCTTCTGTTTAAAACTAAATCTAAAAACCCATAAACcctgatctgtgagagctggccatgcccattcaggctgttaaaaaaacaaacaacCCAAGGCTTCCCAAGCTGCTTACTATAGTGGGCCTGGTAGACTGCTCAAtgcctctgccttacaacctctcttcgaAAATATGGAGAAAATAACTTATTGAAGTCACAACATTGTCACATTCCCATAGTGTATGCACATTTCTAACTTTATTAGGTTaaaaagaatcacacaacaccaggttatagtccaacaggttaaattgaaagcactacctttcagagcactgtgtgggtgacacggtgggacagtggttagcactgcggcctcacagtgccagagacctgggttcaattcccacctcaggcacattctcccacagtccaaaaatgtgcaggttaggtgaattggccgtgctaaattgcccctagtattAGATGTGGAgatctgggtgggtggtgggtcggtgtgggcttgttgggccgaagggcctgtttccacactgtaaataatctaatccttcatcacaaccacctgatgaaggagcggcgctccaaaagctagtgcttccaattaaacctgttggactataacctgctttgtgtgatttttaagtttgtacactccaacactggcacctccaaatcataactttaTTAAAACATACAATATCCCAAAAGGATTTGATAGGGTGGATACCAGGACAATGTTTCTTCGTCGGAGGTGAGGTCTAGAAAAAGGGGAACACTTTCTAAATATCAGATGTTTTCATTttaagatggaggtgaggaaAGCTTTGTTCACTCATAGGGTTGTAACTCtgaaattctctttcccagagagAGGTGCAGGCTGGtagttgaatttattcaaggtgtCAGATTTATCAGATATTTTGATAGACAAGtgggtttatttttattttctcacaGGACGTGGGCATCGTTGGGTAGGCTAGCATTTTTTTCCGCACATCCCTAACTGCCTTTGAGAAGGGTCAAGGATCATGCTGGTTGGGGGCATGGAGTTGAGGCCATAATCTGGTCAGCCATGTTGTTATCAGTTTGCATGACAGGTTTGAGGAGCTGGATGGTCTAAATCTGCTCGTAAATCTAATTACCTAACAGCAAAGGAGTATTTTTTCTTACCAATTCTCTGTCTATATTCACAATTCAGAGATAATATTTCTGGGACAGTTAGTGGATCCAGATCATTATCAGATTTAAAAACTCTTTTTCATGGGATTTTGGCAGCCATGTTGAAACTAtgtttgtccatccctaattgccctaaaACTGATGTGGCTTGATGGTCCATTTaatggaatcatagaataccctacagtgctgaaagaggccattcagcccattgagtctgcaccgaccaTCTATAGAGCATCCTACCCAGCCGTTACCTTATCCTAAAAGCCCACATTTACCATAGTtccccacctagcctgtacagcATGGcataatttagcattgccaatctaccaaactgcacatctttggactgtgggaggaaaccagagcacctggtggaaacctgTGCaaacacggagaatgtgcaaactctacacaattacctgaggctagaattgaacacagATCCCCAGTGCTGGTTAGCAACAGTGCCCTTAAAATCCAATGCTATGCTGTGGTtatggagtcatatgtaggccagactgggtaatactaatgaaccagatgggtttttacaacaattgatggcaatttcatggtcactattactgagactCGTGTTGGATTTCAGATttgttcattgaatttaaattccattagatacagtggtaggatttgaaactATGTCCCCAGGGAATTGGACAGCCACTGAAGTATGAGTTTAATGTCATTACCACAATAACAATGTCTTCTACAGTCCCTGTCATCACTTGATTCAATCATGAGAGTTTTCAGAGCAAGAAATCCTTGCAGTCAGTTTCAGTTTTTAGTCTGTGTCCTgggccaggccagaccccccCTCAAAATGTTTCAACAAGGCAGTCCAAATCTGGCTTttctggttgttttaagcaggtgaaaAGTCTATGTACCAGGAGCAATGCAGTTGGCTCAACTGTTTGCTGTTAAACAAAACAAGAGTTATTTATACAGGAACAAAAGACAACAGAACATAGAATAACATAACTTAACCGAAAACCCCATCGACTCTatcgcaacttaatgatgctgttacaAATACCtgcaacatcccacaaacaccCCCTTGGCTAATAAGGTAAAATCAgacacagggtcttacagaagAGATGTCATAGAGAGacagaggatcagcatggagctgtttctttgacccCCAGCAGTTTCTCTGGATTCCCAGCTAAAACCTGATCAGCCACGGCAAAcaaaacagccagactgctaaagcCATAACAAACCAGACAgtagctgagctgggagaatgtCCCTTTCATGGTCCAAAACTTGAAAGCATTTTGCCTAAGGTGaaatctgttagctataatcaaactggccctaaagcCCATACAAATCAGACACATTGGAACCTCTGTATTTACGACCccttctcaaaaaaaaacagggacaacataaccttgttaaaggagcagcatgcTCACATCTGTAAGAATGCTTCAACAATGGACACCGCAAAGAGGTCAAGAAATCCTCAGAGTTGGATATTCAAAATCACCTGCTCTTTCCGATCGTGTTCCACTTAATACCTCTCTGTACATTTACACCTATCCAAGAATGCGCACAATAATTTTGGAATGAATCCACACCATCTGCCTGCTGATTTTATCCAATTAGGATTGATTGTTGTCAGGCTATTGAATGATTGCAGTCTTTTTAACATGGCTTTTCCCAGGCATTATTCATGGAGATTGCAACGAGTACAACATTCTGCTAGCGCCAGTGGATTATTTGGCTGATGGTATGACCGACAGATCcagcacaacacacacacaaccggAATTCCGCATCTCTGCAATCCTGGACTTTGGTGACCTGAGCTACGGCTGCTTTGTGTATGAACTGGCCATCAGCATCATGTATCTGATGACCCAGAGCACAGAGCCCCTCAGTGTGGGGGGGCACGTCATGGCAGGTTTTGAAAGTATCATCCCACTGACAGAGGACGAACGCGATGCTCTGTTCCTGCTGGTGCTCTGCAGGTTTTCTCAGTCACTGCTTATCGCCAGCCACAGTGTGTTACTGCATACCGAGAATGAGGAATACATCATGGTGTCGGTGCGGAAAGGCTGGAAGTGCCTGCACCAGCTGTGGCAGCTCGGCAAAGAGGCAGTCGAGAGGATCTGGTTTGACACAGCCAGGTCCTATCAGAGCGAGAGTGGGTAAGAGCTGAGTCAGTGATGAGAGAACAAAGATCCCAAAACTGTTTCTGCATCACCTCCCATCCTCCCTTAGAGACTGAAGCAGAGTTACATTCTTTACTCATTCCTCTTCCTCACCTCACTCTTTAAAGTCTGAAACTGAACAGGAAGATGTCATTTGGTCCACTTCTGTCCCTTGGACAGACCCTGGATGGCCCGGTCTAGGGAAACTCTGCTGGGTCTGTTTAATTTTGGGGTAAGTGATGCCTCCAACTCTCACCTGAAGAGGTCAGGACTATAAACCTCCCCGTAGGTTTGATCATTGTCATTCTGTATGGTGAACAACCCATGTCAGTTTGTCCCTTGTCCCTGTCAGTCTCGTGTCCCCCTGTCAGACAGTCTCGTGTCCCCCTGTCAGACTGTCCCATGTCCCCCTGTCAGACTGTCCCGTGTCCCCCTGTCAGACTGTCTCGTGTCCCTGTCAGACTGTCTCGTGTCCCTGTCAGACAGTCCTGTGTCCTCCTGTCAGACTGTCCCGTATCCCCCTCTCAGACAGTCTTGTATCCCCCTGTCAGACTGTCCCGAGTCCCTGTCAGACTTTCCCGAGTCCCCCTGTCAGACTGTGTCTGTCAGAGTTGCATGACTCTATCCTGTTCCTTTGTGAGACTGTATCTGTCAGACAGTCCTGGgtctatggagaaagtgaggactgcagatgctggagatcagaactgaaaaatgtgttgctggaaaagcgcagcaggtcaggcagcatccaaggagcaggagaatcgacgtttcgggcatgattcctgaagaagggcgtatgcccgaaacgtcgattctcctgctccttggatgctgcctgacctgctgcgcttttccagcaacacattcagtCCTGTGTCTGTCAGATTTTCCTGTCAGACTGTCCTGTGTTTGTGTCAGACTGTCTCTGTTTGACTGTTCCATATCCACGTCAGTCTGTGTCTGTCAGACTGTCCCTGTCTGACATTCCCATGTCTATGTCAGACTGTCCCTGTCTGACACTCTCATGTCTATGTCAGACTGTCCCTGTCAAGGTTTTCCTGTATCTATGTCAGATTGTCCCATGTCCCTGTCAGACTGTCCTATTCCCAAGTCAGATTGTCCCTGCCAGACAGTCACAAATCCCTGTCAGACTGTCCTGTGTCTCTGTCAGACTGTCCCATGTCCCTGTCAGATTGTCCTGCATCTATGCCAGACTGTCCATGTCAGACTGTCCCGTgtcctggtttccagcatctgcagtcctcaccttagcctcactgtgaatcctcttgcaaggatgcctaccttgaagaagttctcctcctctctccacaagaatctcagtgagtctctctctctctctcactgcaacccccaggtgtatcaatgtggacttcaccagtttcctcatttcccctcccccaccttacctcagttccaaccttccagctcagcaccgtcctcatgacatagaaagaacatagaacatagaacaatacaacacagaacaggcccttcagcccacgatgttgtgccaaacatttgtcctagcttaagcacctatccatgtacctgtccaattgctgcttaaaggtcaccaataattctgactctgccactcccacaggcagtgaattccatgcccccaccactctctgggtaaagaacctacccctgacacccccgttgacagtgaagacaaaaagatcattgccaatggctttgcaatttcctctcttgcttcccacataatcctaggatatatcccgtcaggcccgggggacttgcctatcctcaagtttttcaaaatgcccaacacatcttccttcctaacaagtatgccctctagcttaccagtcccgtttcatactctcctcttcaacaatacggtccctctcatttgtaaatactgaagaaaagtactcattcacgacctctcctatctcttccgactcaagaTTCTCTTCCAGAATGACCTCATCACCCCTCTTCCTAcaatgacctgtcctacttgccaatctcccttcccaccctatccactccaccctccactctgacatatcacctccatccccacccccatatacctattgtactctttgataCCTTCCCGCAccttcctctctgatctatcacctccaccccacccccattcgcctattgtactcttagataccttctccccagccggGCCCCCACccgccatttatctctccactctggaggcttcctgcctctattcctgatgaagggcttttgcccaaaatgtcgatttttctgctcctcagatgctgcctgacctgctgtgcttttgcagcaccactctgatctcaactctggtttccagcatcagcagtctgCACCTTTGTCCTCTCCCGTGTCCCTGTCAGACTGTCCATGTCAGATTGTCCTCTATCCCTGTCAGACTGTCAATGTCAGACTGTCCTGTGTTCCTGTCAGACTGTCTATGTCAGACTGCCCCTTGTCTGTGTCAGAAATTTCCCTTTCAAACTGTCTCGTGTCTGCGTCAGATTGTCCCTGTTGGAATGTGCTGTTTTCTGTTACCCTCAGGATGGGCTTATCAAAATGTAGCTATTGACTGGGACAAGCTTTCTCTACAAGTGTGTAGGTTaaattgatcttagattaagataaatgcttggtaCCACATCATGGGCCAACGGGCCTgaactgtactgtgctgttccaTGTTCAATGTCAATACAGAAACTGAGCAAAATTCCCATCTCAAATTTCCGTCAATGTAACTGGCTTTAGGTTGGTTTTCCCTCATGGGTGGGTGAATCTGCCCCTTCCTGTGCCCCACCAGTCCTTATTGGGCCTGCGCAGAGAACCACAACCCCAGAACCTCTCCACCTCAGAACTAGGCCAGGCTCTAACATGACTGGTGAGGGCGCTAGAGATATGAGGAAATCAACAACAGAGATAAAACTTTCAAAGCAGAGTGAGGCTATTTAAAGGTGAAATCAGCAAGTATTTCTTCAAGCAAAGGGCAGTTACTGTACAAAAGgctgcagccactgactgtcAGTCACAGGTTCCAAGATTGAGATGGATTGCTGGATAAGGGATTAAGGAATACAGAGTGAAAGCAGATGAGTGAGGTAGGGCCTGCCATGGTTTTGGATATTACAGGCTGAtaaggctgaatggcttctgttTCCACATTGCTAAACACTGCCACCTCCTGGTCACAACCGGCAGTTGTTGTGACAGATGTTGGTGTTTGAATGAAGGGCCAGGCATTTGCTGGTTACTCAGCAACTGTGTGCATTGGGTTAACAAGTCTAACCTTGCTACAGAAAAATGATACCATACGAAAACAATGTGTGTAATGGTTACTATCTAACAGACCATCTAATATTTGGACAATAAATGGATAACTTCTGCTCCTTTTGTTGACTCTATCAGACAGAAAACGATATTCCTGGTGGATGTAATAATATGTCTGTTAATCACAAATATCAGGAACTCGTGTTAttagggtgagggagaaggtgttagAGGATTTGGTGGCTGATGTGCATCCAGTTAATTCACTGGTTTTGCAATAGCTGAGAgctggaagaggccatttggcccttgagcctattccacccCAGTAAGCTGATCGTGTATTACAACTGCATTTCTCACATTTTATGATTCTTCTCCAGTCCAAAAATCCATCAATCCCAGTCGTGAATAAACTCCAGGCTGGACATCTATAATCCTTTAGGGAAGACAATTCCAAGCATTCATAATTTTGAGTGAAGGCATTTCTCATCACAGTTGTAAATGCTTGAACAGGGTGGGGAATTTTGGGATTGGAAGTGGAAGTgataggcaggagtgggtgaAAGAGAGTATTGTTGAGCAACCAATCTTATCCCAACAGCAAAGAACTGAAAAGGAATTGAAAGGAAGGGGAAAACCTCCTGTGTTCCCACTTGGTGCTATTGaactgttttctttgtttttttcctttttctacTCTAAATATCCAAGCCTTGTCAGTCTGATTGCTTTGTGAGGGGATAGTTTAAGAATGGGCACCGTTTAAGTTGCAGAGTTACAAGTTAACAATTCATATTTCCTAATTGCCATTTGTTATAAAGATGATTTCTCATCCTGAGGAGTTATTTTCTCGTCAAGTACGGTAAGCTGATGAGTGTTTCCTTATAACCTGGGCTTGCTAGTCAATTGGGGGATAGTTTGATTCACATTTATGATGACACTAAGAATAGTggagcttgatttccagcacactgGGTTGTGACAGCAGAAGGGACAGTGCTGATTCGATGGTGAGATTCATCCAGGATTTATAATCTGAGGTGACATCACCACATCATCATTGCAGGCTGTGGAACAGGGGGGAAATGACTCCAATTGAAATTCAGCATCATCATCCCATTATTGTCCGGTATCATAGCACTGGTGGCAGTCATTTTATAATAATCTGAAAACAAACGTGGGAGAAAAAT
This genomic interval carries:
- the LOC132834775 gene encoding hydroxylysine kinase-like isoform X2, with translation MSPSEKPALIKPSLTEAQAVELVERLYGLKVSGVQPMPSYIDQNFHILVSENQVTKDHSQSYVLKVMNTGDSEDADLIEAQTRAMIFLSEKGFPTPTPIPTIDGKIMSLETIEQGNECRQHMIRLLTYLPGVPFANLTLDHRMFYKMGRTFAQMDKALHEEFFHPTTQSLHREGFKWGLPYFHLLEEYLPEIEEDKTRSIVKQVLQQFKQKLLPNLSKFRKSIIHGDCNEYNILLAPVDYLADGMTDRSSTTHTQPEFRISAILDFGDLSYGCFVYELAISIMYLMTQSTEPLSVGGHVMAGFESIIPLTEDERDALFLLVLCRFSQSLLIASHSVLLHTENEEYIMVSVRKGWKCLHQLWQLGKEAVERIWFDTARSYQSESG
- the LOC132834775 gene encoding hydroxylysine kinase-like isoform X1, giving the protein MSPRMSPSEKPALIKPSLTEAQAVELVERLYGLKVSGVQPMPSYIDQNFHILVSENQVTKDHSQSYVLKVMNTGDSEDADLIEAQTRAMIFLSEKGFPTPTPIPTIDGKIMSLETIEQGNECRQHMIRLLTYLPGVPFANLTLDHRMFYKMGRTFAQMDKALHEEFFHPTTQSLHREGFKWGLPYFHLLEEYLPEIEEDKTRSIVKQVLQQFKQKLLPNLSKFRKSIIHGDCNEYNILLAPVDYLADGMTDRSSTTHTQPEFRISAILDFGDLSYGCFVYELAISIMYLMTQSTEPLSVGGHVMAGFESIIPLTEDERDALFLLVLCRFSQSLLIASHSVLLHTENEEYIMVSVRKGWKCLHQLWQLGKEAVERIWFDTARSYQSESG